ACACCAGAACAAATGCAATCCGTCTCTGCTGCTGTCAAAGAATCTCAGATGTCTCTCAGACAACAGCTGCGCGAATCCCGCACAGCTAACAATTTGGCTCAAGTACAAATCAGGGAAACTGTCCCCAGCAATGCGCCCACTGAGTTAAAAAACTTGTTAACGCAAATGGATGCAGCCGCCAGCCAAGGCAATATCAAAGGAGTCATGCAATTATACAGTCCCAATTTTACACATGGAGATGGATTAAATTCCCAATCTCTGGAAAAATCCTTGCTCGCACTTTGGAAACGATATCCCCAGTTGCGATACAGTACACAGTTGCAAACTTGGAAAGCTGAAGGCAATGCTATTGTCGCCGAAACGGTAACGAATATCACTGGCTTACCTTCTGCTAATAGTAACAATTTGGCTCTCAATGCCACAATTAAATCTCGCCAACGGATTCAAGGTACAAAAATAGTCAATCAAGAAATTTTATCAGAACGTAGCCTATTGACCTCTGGTAACAAGCCACCCCAAATTGATGTTAATTTACCACAGCAAGTAAAAGTGGGACAGCAATATAGTTTTGATGCCATTGTCCAAGAACCACTGGGCGATGATTTTCTTTTGGGAACCGCACTAGAAGAACCAGTCCAAGTCAGTAAATATCTCAATCCCACATCTGTAGAGTTGGAATTGCTGACATCTGGTGGACTTTTTAAAGTGGGACGCGCACCATCTACCCCTGGTAACCGTTGGGTTTCTGCGGTAATTCTTCGGGGTGGTGGGATGACTATGGTCACTCAGCGTCTACAAGTTGTGAGATAGAAAATGGGGTTAAGGGAATGGGAAGTGGTTCTTGTCCCCTTGTCCCTATTGTCTTTAGAGTATTATTGACGATTAAATCTTAATTAATCATGATTTCCCTCGAAAATCACATCATTCTCATTACTGGTGCGAGTAGTGGTATCGGTACTGCTTGTGCCAGAATCTTTGCAGGTGCTGGGGCAAAATTAATTTTAGCGGCGCGACGATGGGAACGCTTGCAGGAACTAGGAGAGACACTCAATCAGGAATTTGGCGCTGAGATTCATTTATTACAGTTAGATGTGCGCGATCGCGCGGCTGTGGAATCTGCCATTTCCAGCTTACCTCCTGCCTGGTCTGATATCGATATTCTGATTAATAATGCTGGTTTGAGTCGCGGTTTAGACAAGTTGCATGAAGGCGACTTTCAAGATTGGGATGAAATGATTGATACTAATATTAAGGGATTGCTTTACCTCACCCGCTATGTTGTGCCGGGGATGGTGAAACGCGATCGCGGCCATATTGTGAATTTAGGTTCCATAGCCGGACATCAAACTTATCCCGGTGGTAACGTCTACTGTGCGACTAAAGCTGCTGTCAAGGCAATTTCTGAAGGTTTAAAACAAGACTTGTTGGGAACTCCTGTGAGGGTGACTTCCGTTGACCCTGGGATGGTGGAAACTGAATTTAGCAATGTGCGTTTTCATGGTGATCATGCACGCGCTGACAAAGTTTACCAAGGAGTGACCCCCCTGACACCCGATGATGTCGCTGATGTGATCTTTTTCTGCGTCACGCGATCGCCCCATGTCAATATCAACGAATTGATACTTATGCCTGTTGATCAAGCCAGCGCCACCCTAGTTCATCGACAAACATCAACATAATTAAACTCAGAAACCCGCCAAATCGACGCTTGTTGGCGCAGCCTCACAAAAAATGGTAAGTAGCTCAAACTTAAAAAACGTAATACCCAGATCCCCGACTTCTTAGAGAAGTCGGGGATCTATATCCTCAATGTTTTATGTTTAATTATGTTGACTTACTCATAACATCCATAATTGACTACAGATAAATCCGCACCTCACAGATTATAAAACCATATATTCAAAGTTTATTAGTATTAAATAAAACTACAACTATAGATAGAGAAAATAGACATCTTCTTTAAATATGATTTTGATTAATTCAGGGATTTGCAAAAATATTTTTTTACTACAATAGCCAATACCAATTGTTCCCGTTGCCTAAGTTCAAGTATTTCCTTTTGGTTGTAAAAAGATGACTTGGTATTGTTAGCAAACAGATGTTTATATTTTTGCAAGCATATTTTTCCATAAAAATCACACTATCAAGATAATATTTGCAACCTAGATTTGTGAGCAGAAATTGCACTACACATTCTAGAAACATCTGTATTTACGCTGTCAAAAAACTTGATCACACTAGTCAAGAGGTTGATAGATGCACTTGATCAAAAGACTGATTCCCGTAGCCGGGATCTCATTCATAATCCTCATACTAGCCACTCAAGTACAGGCTTTTACTGTATTTGAAGCTGGGAGATTCCCTGAAGGAATCAACATTGAAAACTTATTTACTTATACCCCGTTGCAGTATGCCATTGTGGTAAACGTTTTTACCCTTGGTTTTGCGGCGCAAGCAGCAGGCCTGATCTATTTTCTGGCTACACTCAGAAATGTTTCTCCCTGTTATCGAATGGTTTCAGTCTTGTCTGCTGTCGTCATGGTATCGGCATTCCTCGAACTTTTCCAGCTAG
The Nodularia sp. LEGE 06071 genome window above contains:
- a CDS encoding nuclear transport factor 2 family protein, whose protein sequence is MNNITTLLLKHQQKFPHSIGLILSLLILGVTSNSSPVQAQTPEQMQSVSAAVKESQMSLRQQLRESRTANNLAQVQIRETVPSNAPTELKNLLTQMDAAASQGNIKGVMQLYSPNFTHGDGLNSQSLEKSLLALWKRYPQLRYSTQLQTWKAEGNAIVAETVTNITGLPSANSNNLALNATIKSRQRIQGTKIVNQEILSERSLLTSGNKPPQIDVNLPQQVKVGQQYSFDAIVQEPLGDDFLLGTALEEPVQVSKYLNPTSVELELLTSGGLFKVGRAPSTPGNRWVSAVILRGGGMTMVTQRLQVVR
- a CDS encoding SDR family oxidoreductase, with amino-acid sequence MISLENHIILITGASSGIGTACARIFAGAGAKLILAARRWERLQELGETLNQEFGAEIHLLQLDVRDRAAVESAISSLPPAWSDIDILINNAGLSRGLDKLHEGDFQDWDEMIDTNIKGLLYLTRYVVPGMVKRDRGHIVNLGSIAGHQTYPGGNVYCATKAAVKAISEGLKQDLLGTPVRVTSVDPGMVETEFSNVRFHGDHARADKVYQGVTPLTPDDVADVIFFCVTRSPHVNINELILMPVDQASATLVHRQTST